From one Malus sylvestris chromosome 1, drMalSylv7.2, whole genome shotgun sequence genomic stretch:
- the LOC126615607 gene encoding uncharacterized protein LOC126615607 isoform X2 yields MGELEGWAEPPSGLLPNGLLPNEAASVMRVLDSERWLKAEERTAELIACIQPNSPSEERRNAVADYVQRLIMKCFPCQVFTFGSVPLKTYLPDGDIDLTAFSKSPNMKDTWAHQVRDMLQNEEKNENAEFRVKEVQYIQAEVKIIKCLVENIVVDISFNQLGGLCTLCFLEEVDHLINQNHLFKRSIILIKAWCYYESRILGAHHGLISTYALETLVLYIFHVFNNSFSGPLEVLYRFLEFFSKFDWDNFCVSLWGPVPIGSLPDVSAEPPRKDGGELLLSKLFLDACSSVYAVFPGGQENQGQPFVSKHFNVIDPLRINNNLGRSVSKGNFFRIRSAFAFGAKRLARLLDCAIEDLFSEVNQFFLNTWDRHGSGHRPDAPRNDLRRLRPLNPDQLHGSENLRNISSNRKKESSSGRDTQGERMHGFINVPSQHASHRLESTSGNGSVSTVTHPQTQRIHGNTNLTRSSDMIRKETNSDLGAHIDKGQRSAKPDNLVNDLQGRFLFARTRSSPELTDTYGEVSTQSRGKAPESGKGQTSARLDNSRRKNLDSDSMASHRNRSTDDPSSARSISSRQSLDAAVDSNNYLDESGMSVVADNYASVLGTQGMHQEEQDLVNMMASSAAHGFNGQVHLPLNLASGHLPLPIPPAILASMGYAQRNMGGMVPTNFPLMETPWGTNMQFPQGVVPPSLAPYFPGMGLTSNPEDSVEPGNENFGSVEMNSGETEHDFWHQQERGSTGGFDLDNGSYEMLQEFDKQQSTSAGYNFHPSSRVGSSGNSVRAQLKSTKENHESTRGEEHVNNFQYQDKRGNEVYFDDRSVSSRSATHASSVRSKTSSESSWEGSSAKVSKSTREKRGRRSALSAVPSAAYGKGKNVSEHSSTQADDDNRDWNSSPTALGAEMVERSTGPQPVAPFHFPGHQMAGFEQTQTSGSDSMVPFAPLLLGPGSRQKATNDSGMFTFYPTGPPVPFVTMLPFNYFSSETGTSDVSTSQFSREEGPDNSDSGQNFDSSEGADQPEVLSTSSSMGRTAPIEPSEHKSDILHSDFASHWQNLQYGRFCQTSRHPSPVVYPSPVMMPPGYLQGRFPWDGPGRPLSANMNLFTQLMGYGPRMVPVAPLQSVPNRPAGVYQRYAEEIPRYRAGTGTYLPNPVSVRDRPSNTRRGNYNYDRNDHHGDREGNWNANSKSRASGRNHSRGQAEKPNSRVNRLAASESRAERSWSSHRQDSFQSYQSQNGPIRTNTTQSGSTNVAYGMYPVPTMNPSGVSSNGPSMPPVVMLYHYDHNAGYGPPAEQLEFGSLGPVGFSGLNEAQLNEGSRMSGVFEEQRFHGGSTQRSSPDQPSSPHLQR; encoded by the exons ATGGGCGAACTTGAGGGGTGGGCAGAGCCACCAAGTGGGCTGTTGCCGAATGGCCTATTGCCCAATGAAGCTGCCTCGGTGATGCGAGTGCTCGACTCAGAGCGATGGTTGAAGGCGGAGGAGAGAACTGCAGAGCTTATTGCCTGCATTCAGCCCAATTCACCATCCGAAGAGCGCCGAAATGCTGTTGCCGATTATGTGCAGCGGCTCATCATGAAGTGCTTCCCCTGCCAG GTGTTCACTTTTGGGTCTGTACCCCTCAAGACTTATTTGCCTGATGGAGATATTGACCTGACAGCCTTCAGTAAGAGTCCAAATATGAAGGACACATGGGCCCATCAAGTTCGTGATATGCTTCAGAATGAGGAGAAGAATGAGAATGCTGAATTCCGCGTGAAAGAGGTTCAGTACATTCAGGCAGAA GTTAAGATAATCAAGTGCCTTGTGGAAAACATTGTTGTAGACATATCATTCAATCAGCTCGGGGGCTTGTGCACCCTTTGTTTCCTTGAGGAG gttgatcatttgataaATCAGAATCATTTGTTCAAGCGCAGTATCATACTGATAAAGGCCTGGTGTTATTATGAGAGCCGAATACTGGGCGCTCATCATGGGCTTATCTCAACTTACGCATTGGAAACTTTGGTTTTGTACATATTTCACGTTTTCAACAACTCTTTTTCTGGACCACTTGAG GTCCTGTATCGTTTTCTGGAGTTTTTCAGTAAATTTGACTGGGATAATTTTTGTGTTAGCCTATGGGGTCCTGTACCCATTGGTTCACTTCCAGATGTATCTG CGGAACCTCCTCGAAAAGATGGTGGAGAGTTACTGCTGAGCAAATTGTTTCTTGATGCCTGTAGCTCAGTGTATGCCGTCTTCCCTGGTGGTCAAGAAAATCAGGGCCAACCTTTTGTTTCCAAACATTTTAACGTTATTGACCCTTTGCGAATCAACAACAACCTGGGACGTAGTGTTAGTAAAG GTAATTTCTTTAGGATACGCAGTGCATTTGCGTTTGGGGCTAAAAGGCTGGCCAGATTGCTGGATTGTGCCATAGAGGATCTATTTTCCGAAGTAAATCAGTTTTTTCTAAACACTTGGGACAGACATGGGAGTGGTCATCGACCTGATGCACCGCGAAATGATTTGAGGCGCTTGAGACCTTTAAATCCAGACCAATTACATGGATCGGAGAATCTTAGGAATATTTCAAGCAACCGAAAAAAGGAAAGTTCTTCTGGTCGGGATACTCAAGGTGAGAGAATGCATGGCTTCATTAATGTTCCCTCCCAGCATGCTAGTCATCGTTTAGAAAGCACCTCCGGTAACGGTAGTGTATCTACAGTAACTCATCCTCAAACTCAAAGGATTCATGGGAACACAAACCTCACTAGATCCTCTGATATGATTAGAAAGGAAACGAATTCCGACCTGGGTGCACACATTGATAAAGGTCAGAGAAGTGCTAAACCTGATAACTTGGTGAATGACTTACAAGGGAGGTTTCTTTTTGCAAGGACACGCTCTAGTCCTGAGCTTACTGATACATATGGTGAAGTTTCCACTCAAAGTAGGGGCAAAGCCCCAGAGAGTGGGAAAGGTCAAACTTCAGCAAGGTTGGATAATAGCAGGAGGAAAAACTTGGATTCTGATAGTATGGCAAGCCACAGAAATAGATCAACTGATGATCCTTCATCTGCTAGATCCATCTCATCCCGCCAAAGTCTTGATGCTGCCGTTGATTCAAATAACTACCTTGATGAGTCAGGCATGAGTGTCGTTGCTGACAATTATGCTTCTGTTTTGGGGACACAAGGGATGCACCAAGAGGAGCAAGATCTTGTTAACATGATGGCATCTTCTGCAGCTCATGGTTTTAATGGGCAGGTTCATCTTCCACTCAATTTGGCTTCCGGTCACCTACCGCTTCCGATCCCACCTGCCATTCTTGCTTCTATGGGATATGCTCAGAGAAATATGGGTGGAATGGTTCCTACAAATTTCCCCTTGATGGAGACTCCTTGGGGCACAAATATGCAATTTCCCCAAGGTGTTGTTCCGCCGTCACTGGCCCCTTATTTCCCTGGCATGGGGTTGACCTCAAATCCTGAAGATTCAGTGGAACCTggtaatgaaaattttggatCTGTGGAAATGAACTCAGGTGAAACGGAGCATGATTTCTGGCATCAGCAAGAGAGGGGATCTACTGGTGGGTTTGATCTTGATAATGGAAGTTATGAAATGCTTCAGGAATTTGATAAGCAACAGTCAACCTCAGCTGGTTATAACTTTCATCCATCATCTCGCGTAGGCTCCTCCGGAAATTCTGTGCGAGCTCAACTGAAGTCTACCAAAGAAAATCATGAGTCAACAAGAGGGGAAGAGCATGTGAATAATTTTCAGTACCAAGATAAAAGAGGTAATGAGGTTTACTTTGATGATCGAAGTGTGAGTTCTAGATCTGCCACGCATGCAAGTTCAGTGAGAAGTAAAACCTCCTCTGAGAGTTCTTGGGAAGGATCATCAGCAAAGGTCTCAAAGTCAACAAGGGAAAAACGTGGTAGGCGAAGTGCTCTTTCAGCAGTGCCATCTGCTGCATATGggaaaggtaagaatgtgtccgaACATTCGTCTACCCAGGCAGATGATGACAACAGAGATTGGAATTCATCACCTACAGCTTTAGGTGccgaaatggtagaaagaagcACAGGACCTCAACCTGTTGCGCCTTTCCATTTTCCAGGGCATCAAATGGCCGGTTTTGAACAAACTCAGACGAGTGGATCAGATTCAATGGTACCTTTTGCTCCATTGCTCTTAGGTCCTGGCTCACGACAGAAAGCTACAAATGATTCTGGAATGTTTACATTTTATCCTACGGGGCCTCCGGTTCCATTTGTTACAATGCTTCCTTTTAATTATTTCTCGTCAGAAACGGGAACTTCAGATGTATCAACAAGCCAATTTAGCAGAGAAGAGGGACCAGATAATAGTGATTCTGGTCAAAATTTTGATTCATCTGAGGGAGCTGATCAGCCTGAGGTGCTAAGTACTTCTAGCTCTATGGGAAGGACTGCTCCTATTGAGCCATCAGAGCATAAGTCTGACATTCTTCACAGCGACTTCGCTAGCCATTGGCAGAATTTGCAATACGGACGGTTTTGCCAAACTTCTCGGCACCCTTCACCTGTGGTTTATCCTTCACCAGTTATGATGCCCCCTGGTTACTTACAAGGAAGATTTCCTTGGGATGGTCCTGGGAGACCTCTTTCAGCCAACATGAATCTCTTCACTCAGCTTATGGGTTATGGACCTAGAATGGTTCCTGTTGCTCCTCTTCAGTCTGTTCCTAACAGGCCTGCCGGTGTTTACCAACGCTATGCAGAGGAGATTCCAAGATATCGTGCTGGGACTGGGACATACCTGCCAAATCCC GTTTCTGTACGGGACCGGCCTTCAAATACGAGAAGGGGGAATTACAATTATGATAGAAATGACCACCATGGTGACAGAGAAGGGAACTGGAATGCCAATTCAAAGTCACGAGCTTCTGGGCGCAACCACAGTCGCGGTCAAGCTGAGAAGCCAAATTCCAGAGTAAACCGTTTGGCAGCCAGTGAGAGCCGAGCTGAAAGGTCATGGAGTTCACATAGGCAGGACTCATTCCAgtcatatcaatctcaaaatgGTCCTATCCGCACAAACACTACACAGAGTGGTTCGACCAATGTTGCATATGGCATGTATCCGGTACCAACCATGAACCCCAGTGGGGTATCTTCGAATGGACCTTCCATGCCACCTGTTGTCATGCTATATCATTATGATCATAATGCTGGCTACGGGCCACCTGCAGAACAACTTGAGTTTGGTTCTCTTGGACCGGTGGGATTCTCAGGTTTGAATGAAGCACAGCTAAATGAAGGGAGCCGGATGAGTGGGGTATTTGAGGAACAAAGGTTTCATGGTGGCTCTACTCAACGATCTTCACCTGATCAGCCTTCTTCACCCCACCTCCAAAGATAG
- the LOC126615607 gene encoding uncharacterized protein LOC126615607 isoform X1, with protein sequence MGELEGWAEPPSGLLPNGLLPNEAASVMRVLDSERWLKAEERTAELIACIQPNSPSEERRNAVADYVQRLIMKCFPCQVFTFGSVPLKTYLPDGDIDLTAFSKSPNMKDTWAHQVRDMLQNEEKNENAEFRVKEVQYIQAEVKIIKCLVENIVVDISFNQLGGLCTLCFLEEVDHLINQNHLFKRSIILIKAWCYYESRILGAHHGLISTYALETLVLYIFHVFNNSFSGPLEVLYRFLEFFSKFDWDNFCVSLWGPVPIGSLPDVSAEPPRKDGGELLLSKLFLDACSSVYAVFPGGQENQGQPFVSKHFNVIDPLRINNNLGRSVSKGNFFRIRSAFAFGAKRLARLLDCAIEDLFSEVNQFFLNTWDRHGSGHRPDAPRNDLRRLRPLNPDQLHGSENLRNISSNRKKESSSGRDTQGERMHGFINVPSQHASHRLESTSGNGSVSTVTHPQTQRIHGNTNLTRSSDMIRKETNSDLGAHIDKGQRSAKPDNLVNDLQGRFLFARTRSSPELTDTYGEVSTQSRGKAPESGKGQTSARLDNSRRKNLDSDSMASHRNRSTDDPSSARSISSRQSLDAAVDSNNYLDESGMSVVADNYASVLGTQGMHQEEQDLVNMMASSAAHGFNGQVHLPLNLASGHLPLPIPPAILASMGYAQRNMGGMVPTNFPLMETPWGTNMQFPQGVVPPSLAPYFPGMGLTSNPEDSVEPGNENFGSVEMNSGETEHDFWHQQERGSTGGFDLDNGSYEMLQEFDKQQSTSAGYNFHPSSRVGSSGNSVRAQLKSTKENHESTRGEEHVNNFQYQDKRGNEVYFDDRSVSSRSATHASSVRSKTSSESSWEGSSAKVSKSTREKRGRRSALSAVPSAAYGKGKNVSEHSSTQADDDNRDWNSSPTALGAEMVERSTGPQPVAPFHFPGHQMAGFEQTQTSGSDSMVPFAPLLLGPGSRQKATNDSGMFTFYPTGPPVPFVTMLPFNYFSSETGTSDVSTSQFSREEGPDNSDSGQNFDSSEGADQPEVLSTSSSMGRTAPIEPSEHKSDILHSDFASHWQNLQYGRFCQTSRHPSPVVYPSPVMMPPGYLQGRFPWDGPGRPLSANMNLFTQLMGYGPRMVPVAPLQSVPNRPAGVYQRYAEEIPRYRAGTGTYLPNPKVSVRDRPSNTRRGNYNYDRNDHHGDREGNWNANSKSRASGRNHSRGQAEKPNSRVNRLAASESRAERSWSSHRQDSFQSYQSQNGPIRTNTTQSGSTNVAYGMYPVPTMNPSGVSSNGPSMPPVVMLYHYDHNAGYGPPAEQLEFGSLGPVGFSGLNEAQLNEGSRMSGVFEEQRFHGGSTQRSSPDQPSSPHLQR encoded by the exons ATGGGCGAACTTGAGGGGTGGGCAGAGCCACCAAGTGGGCTGTTGCCGAATGGCCTATTGCCCAATGAAGCTGCCTCGGTGATGCGAGTGCTCGACTCAGAGCGATGGTTGAAGGCGGAGGAGAGAACTGCAGAGCTTATTGCCTGCATTCAGCCCAATTCACCATCCGAAGAGCGCCGAAATGCTGTTGCCGATTATGTGCAGCGGCTCATCATGAAGTGCTTCCCCTGCCAG GTGTTCACTTTTGGGTCTGTACCCCTCAAGACTTATTTGCCTGATGGAGATATTGACCTGACAGCCTTCAGTAAGAGTCCAAATATGAAGGACACATGGGCCCATCAAGTTCGTGATATGCTTCAGAATGAGGAGAAGAATGAGAATGCTGAATTCCGCGTGAAAGAGGTTCAGTACATTCAGGCAGAA GTTAAGATAATCAAGTGCCTTGTGGAAAACATTGTTGTAGACATATCATTCAATCAGCTCGGGGGCTTGTGCACCCTTTGTTTCCTTGAGGAG gttgatcatttgataaATCAGAATCATTTGTTCAAGCGCAGTATCATACTGATAAAGGCCTGGTGTTATTATGAGAGCCGAATACTGGGCGCTCATCATGGGCTTATCTCAACTTACGCATTGGAAACTTTGGTTTTGTACATATTTCACGTTTTCAACAACTCTTTTTCTGGACCACTTGAG GTCCTGTATCGTTTTCTGGAGTTTTTCAGTAAATTTGACTGGGATAATTTTTGTGTTAGCCTATGGGGTCCTGTACCCATTGGTTCACTTCCAGATGTATCTG CGGAACCTCCTCGAAAAGATGGTGGAGAGTTACTGCTGAGCAAATTGTTTCTTGATGCCTGTAGCTCAGTGTATGCCGTCTTCCCTGGTGGTCAAGAAAATCAGGGCCAACCTTTTGTTTCCAAACATTTTAACGTTATTGACCCTTTGCGAATCAACAACAACCTGGGACGTAGTGTTAGTAAAG GTAATTTCTTTAGGATACGCAGTGCATTTGCGTTTGGGGCTAAAAGGCTGGCCAGATTGCTGGATTGTGCCATAGAGGATCTATTTTCCGAAGTAAATCAGTTTTTTCTAAACACTTGGGACAGACATGGGAGTGGTCATCGACCTGATGCACCGCGAAATGATTTGAGGCGCTTGAGACCTTTAAATCCAGACCAATTACATGGATCGGAGAATCTTAGGAATATTTCAAGCAACCGAAAAAAGGAAAGTTCTTCTGGTCGGGATACTCAAGGTGAGAGAATGCATGGCTTCATTAATGTTCCCTCCCAGCATGCTAGTCATCGTTTAGAAAGCACCTCCGGTAACGGTAGTGTATCTACAGTAACTCATCCTCAAACTCAAAGGATTCATGGGAACACAAACCTCACTAGATCCTCTGATATGATTAGAAAGGAAACGAATTCCGACCTGGGTGCACACATTGATAAAGGTCAGAGAAGTGCTAAACCTGATAACTTGGTGAATGACTTACAAGGGAGGTTTCTTTTTGCAAGGACACGCTCTAGTCCTGAGCTTACTGATACATATGGTGAAGTTTCCACTCAAAGTAGGGGCAAAGCCCCAGAGAGTGGGAAAGGTCAAACTTCAGCAAGGTTGGATAATAGCAGGAGGAAAAACTTGGATTCTGATAGTATGGCAAGCCACAGAAATAGATCAACTGATGATCCTTCATCTGCTAGATCCATCTCATCCCGCCAAAGTCTTGATGCTGCCGTTGATTCAAATAACTACCTTGATGAGTCAGGCATGAGTGTCGTTGCTGACAATTATGCTTCTGTTTTGGGGACACAAGGGATGCACCAAGAGGAGCAAGATCTTGTTAACATGATGGCATCTTCTGCAGCTCATGGTTTTAATGGGCAGGTTCATCTTCCACTCAATTTGGCTTCCGGTCACCTACCGCTTCCGATCCCACCTGCCATTCTTGCTTCTATGGGATATGCTCAGAGAAATATGGGTGGAATGGTTCCTACAAATTTCCCCTTGATGGAGACTCCTTGGGGCACAAATATGCAATTTCCCCAAGGTGTTGTTCCGCCGTCACTGGCCCCTTATTTCCCTGGCATGGGGTTGACCTCAAATCCTGAAGATTCAGTGGAACCTggtaatgaaaattttggatCTGTGGAAATGAACTCAGGTGAAACGGAGCATGATTTCTGGCATCAGCAAGAGAGGGGATCTACTGGTGGGTTTGATCTTGATAATGGAAGTTATGAAATGCTTCAGGAATTTGATAAGCAACAGTCAACCTCAGCTGGTTATAACTTTCATCCATCATCTCGCGTAGGCTCCTCCGGAAATTCTGTGCGAGCTCAACTGAAGTCTACCAAAGAAAATCATGAGTCAACAAGAGGGGAAGAGCATGTGAATAATTTTCAGTACCAAGATAAAAGAGGTAATGAGGTTTACTTTGATGATCGAAGTGTGAGTTCTAGATCTGCCACGCATGCAAGTTCAGTGAGAAGTAAAACCTCCTCTGAGAGTTCTTGGGAAGGATCATCAGCAAAGGTCTCAAAGTCAACAAGGGAAAAACGTGGTAGGCGAAGTGCTCTTTCAGCAGTGCCATCTGCTGCATATGggaaaggtaagaatgtgtccgaACATTCGTCTACCCAGGCAGATGATGACAACAGAGATTGGAATTCATCACCTACAGCTTTAGGTGccgaaatggtagaaagaagcACAGGACCTCAACCTGTTGCGCCTTTCCATTTTCCAGGGCATCAAATGGCCGGTTTTGAACAAACTCAGACGAGTGGATCAGATTCAATGGTACCTTTTGCTCCATTGCTCTTAGGTCCTGGCTCACGACAGAAAGCTACAAATGATTCTGGAATGTTTACATTTTATCCTACGGGGCCTCCGGTTCCATTTGTTACAATGCTTCCTTTTAATTATTTCTCGTCAGAAACGGGAACTTCAGATGTATCAACAAGCCAATTTAGCAGAGAAGAGGGACCAGATAATAGTGATTCTGGTCAAAATTTTGATTCATCTGAGGGAGCTGATCAGCCTGAGGTGCTAAGTACTTCTAGCTCTATGGGAAGGACTGCTCCTATTGAGCCATCAGAGCATAAGTCTGACATTCTTCACAGCGACTTCGCTAGCCATTGGCAGAATTTGCAATACGGACGGTTTTGCCAAACTTCTCGGCACCCTTCACCTGTGGTTTATCCTTCACCAGTTATGATGCCCCCTGGTTACTTACAAGGAAGATTTCCTTGGGATGGTCCTGGGAGACCTCTTTCAGCCAACATGAATCTCTTCACTCAGCTTATGGGTTATGGACCTAGAATGGTTCCTGTTGCTCCTCTTCAGTCTGTTCCTAACAGGCCTGCCGGTGTTTACCAACGCTATGCAGAGGAGATTCCAAGATATCGTGCTGGGACTGGGACATACCTGCCAAATCCC AAGGTTTCTGTACGGGACCGGCCTTCAAATACGAGAAGGGGGAATTACAATTATGATAGAAATGACCACCATGGTGACAGAGAAGGGAACTGGAATGCCAATTCAAAGTCACGAGCTTCTGGGCGCAACCACAGTCGCGGTCAAGCTGAGAAGCCAAATTCCAGAGTAAACCGTTTGGCAGCCAGTGAGAGCCGAGCTGAAAGGTCATGGAGTTCACATAGGCAGGACTCATTCCAgtcatatcaatctcaaaatgGTCCTATCCGCACAAACACTACACAGAGTGGTTCGACCAATGTTGCATATGGCATGTATCCGGTACCAACCATGAACCCCAGTGGGGTATCTTCGAATGGACCTTCCATGCCACCTGTTGTCATGCTATATCATTATGATCATAATGCTGGCTACGGGCCACCTGCAGAACAACTTGAGTTTGGTTCTCTTGGACCGGTGGGATTCTCAGGTTTGAATGAAGCACAGCTAAATGAAGGGAGCCGGATGAGTGGGGTATTTGAGGAACAAAGGTTTCATGGTGGCTCTACTCAACGATCTTCACCTGATCAGCCTTCTTCACCCCACCTCCAAAGATAG
- the LOC126613945 gene encoding uncharacterized protein LOC126613945 produces the protein MTHRKTFEALDRTLRDITGIETQFDGKVMILGGDFHQVLTVVPRGTKVQTIDACIVKSSLWNKIQVIQLKHNMRAQQDPDFAEFLLRVGDGNESFVEDDMIRIPDSCVIPWHGDESIGELIGFVFPRLEDNAFNISYMVDMAIITPRNEDVDKLNEVMLNSFPGEQHIYY, from the coding sequence ATGACTCATAGGAAAACATTTGAGGCTTTAGATAGAACCTTACGAGATATAACGGGCATAGAAACACAATTTGATGGCAAAGTGATGATTCTTGGAGGAGATTTTCATCAAGTTCTTACTGTAGTGCCTCGTGGAACCAAAGTGCAAACAATAGATGCATGCATTGTAAAGTCCTCATTATGGAACAAGATTCAAGTTATCCAGTTGAAACATAATATGAGAGCTCAACAAGACCCTGATTTTGCAGAATTCCTACTTCGTGTTGGTGATGGAAATGAGTCATTTGTAGAAGATGATATGATTAGAATCCCGGATTCATGTGTTATTCCTTGGCATGGCGATGAATCAATTGGTGAGCTTATTGGTTTTGTATTTCCAAGATTAGAGGATAATGCTTTCAACATTTCTTATATGGTTGATATGGCTATCATCACCCCAAGGAATGAGGACGTTGACAAGTTAAATGAAGTGATGTTAAACTCATTTCCTGGGGAACAACACATTTATTACTGA
- the LOC126615620 gene encoding DEAD-box ATP-dependent RNA helicase 31-like: MKTTSLSATFMPVRLLPQLRLLSASLPAAHFPPMKFAPSISSSRAVPILSRVFPVRLRYLGFRRSLQTERAFSTRAFRGSRTGSGSEVPRGYERRAGGASKSLIEDEAELGDWVSELKSDSRGEPEGRRGTVRERATDGESYPIKRSRRDSDSGDFGDSRRREFRSPNQSSFSRNPGMSKRFDNNSGSDRKERSFPPRNNRGNPNSNRDFGDSSRRRFPAQNDSFSRNAGASKRFDKKFQSDDDQEDRFHRRNNRGDSNSFSKGSLSSKVKAESFTRNRGGRDSGKELRVMDDTEEEEVKQFGVIGDFLSEEESDTATSDDDGFGVLREKNAASLFRGSEDEVSKKVLPKSSAGSSDSYLSESRFDQCSVSPLSLKGIKDAGYEKMTVVQEATLPVILKGKDVLAKARTGTGKTVAFLLPSIEVVVNSPPITHDNKRPPIFVLVICPTRELASQAATEANKLLKYHPSIGVQVVIGGTRLALEQKRIQANPCQILVATPGRLKDHIENTAGFATKLMGVKVLILDEADHLLDMGFRKDIERIISAVPKQRQTLLFSATVPEEVRQICHIALKRDHEYINTVEEGSEETHAQVAQTHLVAPLDSQFSIVYSLLKNHIADDVDYKVLVFCTTAMVTRLVADLLGKLNLNVREIHSRKPQSYRTRVSDEFRKSKGLILVTSDVSARGVDYPDVSLVIQVGVPADRQQYIHRLGRTGRKGKVGQGILLLAPWEDFFLSNIKDLPITKASVPSVDPDTMKKVERALSKVEIKNKEAAYQAWLGYYNSNKKVGRDKHRLVELANEFSGSMGLDNPPAIPKLVLGKMGLKNVPGLRSK; the protein is encoded by the exons ATGAAAACGACGTCTCTTTCGGCCACTTTCATGCCCGTCAGACTTTTACCCCAACTCCGACTCCTCAGCGCCTCTCTTCCGGCGGCCCATTTCCCGCCCATGAAATTCGCGCCCTCCATTTCCTCCTCTCGGGCTGTACCCATTTTGTCGCGGGTCTTCCCCGTAAGGCTCAGGTACCTAGGGTTTCGCCGTTCATTGCAGACTGAGCGGGCATTCTCCACTCGGGCGTTCCGGGGATCCAGGACAGGGTCCGGGTCCGAGGTGCCACGTGGATACGAGAGAAGGGCGGGTGGAGCTTCGAAGAGTCTGATTGAGGACGAGGCTGAGCTCGGTGACTGGGTCAGCGAGTTAAAGAGTGACTCGCGTGGCGAACCGGAGGGCCGTAGGGGGACGGTTAGAGAGAGGGCGACCGATGGGGAGTCTTATCCGATAAAGAGGAGCAGGAGAGATAGTGACTCTGGAGATTTTGGTGACTCGAGAAGGCGAGAGTTTCGGTCCCCCAATCAGTCCTCGTTTTCGAGAAATCCGGGGATGAGTAAGAGGTTCGATAATAATTCCGGGAGTGATAGGAAAGAGAGATCATTTCCACCCAGAAACAATCGTGGGAATCCGAATTCAAATCGCGATTTTGGAGATTCGAGTAGGCGAAGATTTCCGGCCCAAAATGATTCCTTTTCGAGAAATGCAGGGGCAAGCAAGCGGTTTGATAAGAAATTTCAGAGTGATGACGACCAGGAAGACAGATTTCACCGTAGAAACAATCGTGGggattcaaattcattttctaaaGGGAGTTTGAGTTCAAAGGTGAAAGCGGAATCTTTTACTAGGAATAGAGGTGGAAGAGATTCGGGTAAGGAATTGCGTGTAATGGATGATACTGAAGAGGAGGAGGTAAAACAGTTCGGTGTTATTGGGGATTTTCTTagtgaggaagagagtgatactGCTACTTCTGATGATGATGGTTTTGGAgtattaagagaaaaaaatgcagCTTCTTTGTTTCGTGGTTCGGAGGATGAAGTGAGCAAAAAGGTTCTGCCGAAAAGTTCAGCTGGAAGCTCCGACTCTTATTTGAGTGAATCACG GTTTGATCAATGTTCCGTCTCTCCGCTGTCCTTGAAAGGAATCAAGGATGCAGGATATGAAAAGATGACTGTAGTACAAGAAGCTACTCTTCCAGTAATACTGAAAG GCAAGGATGTCCTGGCCAAGGCTAGAACGGGCACTGGAAAAACTGTGGCGTTCTTG CTTCCAtcaattgaagttgttgtaaaTTCACCTCCTATCACCCATGATAATAAGCGACCCCCAATTTTTGTACTTGTTATATGCCCAACTCGGGAGTTGGCCAGTCAAGCTGCTACAGAAGCCAATAAGTTGTTGAAATATCATCCTTCTATTGGTGTCCAAGTTGTGATAGGTGGTACAAGACTTGCTCTAGAACAAAAACGCATCCAAGCCAACCCTTGCCAG ATTCTTGTTGCTACACCTGGAAGGCTCAAAGATCACATTGAGAATACCGCAGGTTTTGCAACTAAGCTGATGGGTGTCAAAGTCCTTATACTTGATGAAGCTGATCATTTACTGGATATGGGATTCCGTAAAGATATCGAAAGGATTATATCAGCTGTTCCCAAACAACGGCAGACACTTTTGTTTTCCGCCACTGTTCCTGAAGAG GTCCGTCAAATCTGTCATATTGCTTTGAAAAGAGATCACGAATATATCAATACAGTTGAAGAAGGCAGTGAAGAGACACATGCACAG GTTGCACAGACGCATTTGGTCGCTCCATTGGACAGCCAATTTTCCATAGTATATAGTCTTCTTAAAAATCATATTGCAGATGACGTTGACTATAAG GTTCTTGTATTCTGCACTACCGCAATGGTCACACGACTGGTTGCAGACCTTCTTGGCAAGCTGAACTTGAATGTCAGAGAGATCCATTCTAGAAAGCCACAGAGTTATAGAACCAGGGTTTCTGATGAATTCCGGAAATCAAAGGGTCTTATCCTTGTGACTTCTGATGTATCTGCACGCGGGGTTGATTATCCAGATGTTTCCCTAGTCATACAG GTGGGTGTGCCAGCCGATAGACAACAGTATATACATCGACTTGGAAGAACTGGTCGTAAAGGCAAAGTGGGGCAAGGAATATTGTTACTGGCTCCTTGGGAGGACTTCTTCTTGTCCAATATTAAGGATTTGCCAATAACCAAGGCTTCGGTACCTTCAGTCGATCCAGATACTATGAAGAAG GTGGAACGAGCACTGTCCAAGGTGGAGATTAAGAACAAAGAAGCAGCATACCAAGCGTGGCTCGGGTATTACAATTCGAACAAGAAAGTGGGGCGCGATAAGCATAGGCTTGTCGAGCTTGCTAACGAATTTAGCGGAAGCATGGGGCTGGACAACCCTCCCGCCATTCCCAAGCTTGTTCTCGGCAAGATGGGGCTTAAGAATGTCCCTGGATTGCGTTCCAAGTAG